Proteins encoded together in one Planctopirus ephydatiae window:
- a CDS encoding DUF423 domain-containing protein, producing MKPQWWLIIGAMICGTSVGTGAFAAHSLTDHFANVYAGQTREVAGEVIPLARKYLQDFKTGAEYQMFHGLALLAVGIWALVKQQSGHVAAGLLNWAGWMFLVGVILFSGSLYALTLSGVRVLGAITPLGGVAFLAGWAFLAVAAFADQRSSITEKSAAS from the coding sequence ATGAAACCTCAATGGTGGTTGATCATCGGTGCAATGATTTGCGGGACGAGTGTGGGCACGGGAGCGTTTGCGGCTCATTCCCTGACCGATCATTTTGCCAATGTCTACGCAGGGCAGACGCGTGAGGTGGCGGGGGAAGTGATTCCACTGGCACGCAAGTATCTTCAGGATTTCAAGACTGGTGCGGAGTACCAGATGTTCCACGGCCTGGCCCTGCTGGCTGTCGGCATCTGGGCTCTGGTCAAGCAGCAGAGTGGCCACGTCGCTGCTGGACTGCTGAACTGGGCAGGATGGATGTTTCTGGTGGGTGTGATTTTGTTTTCGGGGAGTCTGTATGCACTCACGCTTTCAGGAGTTCGTGTCCTGGGTGCCATCACACCTCTCGGTGGAGTCGCATTTCTGGCTGGCTGGGCATTTCTCGCTGTGGCAGCGTTTGCTGATCAGAGAAGCTCGATTACTGAAAAGTCAGCTGCAAGTTGA